The nucleotide sequence CAAGGTGCTGGGCTCGGTCAAAACGCCGCTCAACGCCAGCGATTTCTCCAGCTTCATGCTGCAGGCACAGAACAGCAAGGCGCAGATTCTGGGTCTGGCCAATGCGGGTGGCGACACCATCAACTCCATCAAGGCCGCCAAGGAGTTTGGCGTGACCAAAAACATGAAGCTGGCCGGCCTGCTGGTCTTCTTCAGCGACATCCATAGCCTAGGCCTGAAAAACACCGAAGGCATGCAGTTCACCGCGCCCTGGTACTGGGACATGAACGACGCATCGCGCAAGTTTGCCGATGCCTTCATGGCCAAGACCCAGCGCCGCCCCAGCGAAATTCAGGCTGCCGACTATTCAGCCACCATGAACTACCTCAAAGCCGTGGAAAAAGCCGGTACGCTGGATGCCGACAAGGTCATGGCCACCTGGAAAGGCATGAAGATGGACGACTTCTTCGGCAGCGGCCATATCCGCGAAGACGGCCGCTATGTGCACGATATGTATCTGATGCAGGTGAAGTCTCCGTCGGAGTCCAAGGGCACCTGGGATTACTACAAGATCATCAAGAAACTGCCCGCCGACCAGATCTGGACCACCAAGGCGGAGAGCAAGTGCCAGTACTGGCGCTGAACTGAAGGGACGCCCCTTCTCACCCGCGGACTGCTGCAGCCACAGCAGTCCGTTTTCGTTTCAACCAGTAACAAATTCAATGCGCCGAATTTGTGGCTTATCAAGGCATATGCACAGAGATGAACGCACTTGCCGCAAGCCACTCGCCTCTGCCCCTGGGGCCAGCTTCCTGCCCGATACACTGCGCGCCCCGTCGCCCTCTTTTTTCGCCTGTATCCGGGGTCATTACCTGAATGCAGTTCTCACCTGCATTGCACCAGCTCGCTGGGAACCTGACGGATGCAATGCATTCTTCGGCTTTTCATGTTCCCACGCTGGACTCTCACGCTTTTAGCAAGCCTGGCCCTGACCGCCTGTGGTGGCGGAGGCAACGACAACACTGGCACGGCCCCATCGACGCCCCCGCAGGTGGAGCAGCCCGTCACTCCCGATACAGATCAGCCCAATACAACGCCTTCAGAGCCAGAGCAACCCGGCACCGAGCCGCCAGTGGTTCGCCCGCCAGAAACGGACTTGCCAGAAACACAACCGCCCGTCGTGGCCCCACCTGCCAGCAGCCGCATTGCACAGGCTCTGCTTTCCGGCGACAGCCGCCTGCTGCAGGACGAAGACCGCGCAGCGCTGCTGCAATCGGCCACGGACATCGTGGCCAGCCTGCGCTCTCAGCAAAAGGCCTTGATCGCCAGGCTGCTGGATGACAGCACGGCAGCGACGCTGGATTTTGGCAACAACAGCCAGACGGTGAGCCCCCTGCTCTCCAGCAGCGCCAGCCCCTTGCTAGTGTCCAACAACGGCCGTGCACTGGCCAGCGTCAGCGCCACTGCGCAGGGTGGTCGTGCACTGGGCTATGGCAAGGATTTGCTGGGCCAGCTCTCCTCATCCACAGGCGCGAATCAATCACAGCTGCCGCTGTTCAAGCGCAGCTTCGCCTGGCTGGCCACCGGCAATGAAAAAAGCGCGCTACCCGCCAGTCTGCGCATCGCCACGCAGAACTACAGCAGTGCAACAGTCAGCAACCTGGTCACTCGCCTGGGCGGTAAAGCGACGGCAGTCAGCTGCGCCATTGCCGATGCCAGCAACACCTGCTGGCAGGACGTCGATGTCTTTGTATTCGGGCAAGACACTCCCGCCTCCCCCTCTCTGAGCAACTTGGTCAGCCGCTATCTGCAGGCAGGCAAAGGCGTGATCTATCTGCACAACAAATGGGGCGAATCCGGCGGTGGCCGCCAGGTGCTGCAGGCCATGGGGATGGAGCTGGGCGGCTACGGCGGCAACTGGTGGGCTGGCGAGAACGGCTACGGCATCAGCGGCAAGACAGCCAGCCAGCAGCGCGAAGCAGCGGACCGGCTGGCATCTCACGAAGCCGTGCTGACGGCCTTGCTCAAGGGCAGCAGCGCCAATCTGGCCAGTGATACCAGCCTGATTACCGCACTGGACGGCATTCGCCGTGACCTGCTGGGCCTGGAAGCGCAGGGCTTTGATCTGTTTGCCGACAGCTACCTGCAAAAGCCCTATATGGAAGCCCACAGCCGACTGGTGCTGTGGGCAGACATGGCACGGCAGACGACGGATTACAGCCAGGTTCGCCGCTCCAGCACCAACGATTTCCTGCGCACCATGGCGGCAGACTCGCTGAGTTATGCCGTGCGCAGCAGCGAAGCCGTGCCGAAGAATTTTGGCGACTGGATGCCTGCAGCATCTACCTCTTTGGCAACCAGCCAGAACTGGGAAACCATTGAAGTCACCATCGCCCAGGATGGTGGTCGCACAGCCATTGGGCGCGGTGCAGTGCCTGGCAAGGCGGTTGAGGTGGAAATTGTGAATGCAGCAGGCGCCAATCTGGCGCTGCGCGTGGGCAATATCCGCACCCGGGGCAATCCTCTGGCCCAGGAAAACTACACCCGCCCACGCTTTCCCGATGGGCATGAAGCCGCACTGACTGCAGGCAAGAAGCTGACGTACAGCACTGCCTGGGGCGGCCCGCTGTTTCTGAACTACGCCAATGCCAAGCCAGGATCCGTCGTCACGCTGCGCGTGCGCGGCAGCATCAAATACGCGCACTTTGACTTCACCCGCAACCCCGGCACGCAGGAAATCGACGAGGCCGTGCAAGCGCTGCAGCGCGGTGACTTTGGCTGGCAAACCAGCAAGATGGTGGGCGGCGAAGTTCAGCAGACCATAGCTTTTGCCAAGAGTGTGATTGGCAACCAGTCGCCCCGCGCCTATGTGGTGGACCGTCTCAAAGGCATGATTTTTGACAGCAACCACTTGGCCAACGGCTACAACAATATGCCGCTCAGCGCCAATGTCAGCAATCTCTGCGCAACGCTGGGCTGGGACTGCACGGGTTCACTGCAAAGTGCGCCCGGCGTGCAGCACTTT is from Comamonas fluminis and encodes:
- a CDS encoding ImpA family metalloprotease; amino-acid sequence: MFPRWTLTLLASLALTACGGGGNDNTGTAPSTPPQVEQPVTPDTDQPNTTPSEPEQPGTEPPVVRPPETDLPETQPPVVAPPASSRIAQALLSGDSRLLQDEDRAALLQSATDIVASLRSQQKALIARLLDDSTAATLDFGNNSQTVSPLLSSSASPLLVSNNGRALASVSATAQGGRALGYGKDLLGQLSSSTGANQSQLPLFKRSFAWLATGNEKSALPASLRIATQNYSSATVSNLVTRLGGKATAVSCAIADASNTCWQDVDVFVFGQDTPASPSLSNLVSRYLQAGKGVIYLHNKWGESGGGRQVLQAMGMELGGYGGNWWAGENGYGISGKTASQQREAADRLASHEAVLTALLKGSSANLASDTSLITALDGIRRDLLGLEAQGFDLFADSYLQKPYMEAHSRLVLWADMARQTTDYSQVRRSSTNDFLRTMAADSLSYAVRSSEAVPKNFGDWMPAASTSLATSQNWETIEVTIAQDGGRTAIGRGAVPGKAVEVEIVNAAGANLALRVGNIRTRGNPLAQENYTRPRFPDGHEAALTAGKKLTYSTAWGGPLFLNYANAKPGSVVTLRVRGSIKYAHFDFTRNPGTQEIDEAVQALQRGDFGWQTSKMVGGEVQQTIAFAKSVIGNQSPRAYVVDRLKGMIFDSNHLANGYNNMPLSANVSNLCATLGWDCTGSLQSAPGVQHFVGWLAACGFLCSGNPSDGAAGLQPGWGWWHELGHNTVMRHMTLLTDGGGGCGTECNNNILANASALRQYAITHGAENDSGGRIDHKKLYQDMQAARATGKTGDALQADMFQRFWTAGKKSDDAMRAVHFQLAFIYTKERLNQAQPQAADVIDFLGMLGRGERLIGNADYWTANQSALGMATYSSKDISNHELLYVLSSRIIGRDMRLIFAHYGIPLSSTALNSIAANALPLLQPEFYAMVPGKGNQLELGHWLDLTAGIPTYPF
- a CDS encoding ABC transporter substrate-binding protein yields the protein MPRLPATSASLLTLALAAAFAPPVLAQEKVKIGFITDMSSLYADVEGKNGAVAIQMAIDDFGGKVLGKPIELLSADHQNKADIAASKAREWIDTQGISLVFGGTNSATALAMAKVAQEKKRVFIDNGAGSSALTNEQCSPYTVHYAFDTVALAKGTGGAVVDTGGKSWFFVTADYAFGHALEADTTKIIEARGGKVLGSVKTPLNASDFSSFMLQAQNSKAQILGLANAGGDTINSIKAAKEFGVTKNMKLAGLLVFFSDIHSLGLKNTEGMQFTAPWYWDMNDASRKFADAFMAKTQRRPSEIQAADYSATMNYLKAVEKAGTLDADKVMATWKGMKMDDFFGSGHIREDGRYVHDMYLMQVKSPSESKGTWDYYKIIKKLPADQIWTTKAESKCQYWR